The candidate division KSB1 bacterium genome window below encodes:
- a CDS encoding PEGA domain-containing protein: MKKIILSILSVTIFSVSLIAQETAMLKSPSLRGAAGADTLAEIKETYRKKPHIAILPFTNANAQAKEAEFGRTVSAMLATALRNQTNFIVLERNELHQVLTEQVLQESGLTKEQTQELAKIYNVEVILTGDISLINNTLHIDARLVEIKSSEIVVALYGTCHDLNQIRTVVEDLANQLEGTYLRQWMGNLSITSEPAGAEIYLENKFIGFTEGKKPLLVKNLLEGAYHLKLIRGGYEDWQGDIAVQSKMERTVKVSLIAKPGSMNIYSEPAGARVFLDNNPVGETPISLKTVAEGEHEIRLVKEDYEAWTEKVVVRSFRPTDVKAILEVSPGLLTIHSTPGNADIFFKGKFVAKTPHTLSNIQPGEIVVRVEKERYEAWTTSVFIQPNQHQVLDVSLEEKVGTLSITSEPEGATVYLIKEEQVLQEIGETPILNFSTPIGEYTLEVEKEDYFIAHKEVVVSHKQLSETKFELEEKPGSILVMTTPANARVSLDGSFLGRTPFRIDDLVKGEYKLTATLPYAKKTETIKVETNRQSVMKTSFKKSKRYILGVTSIGVVGLLFHLLAK; encoded by the coding sequence ATGAAAAAGATAATCTTAAGTATTTTAAGTGTGACAATTTTTTCGGTCTCGCTTATTGCGCAAGAAACCGCAATGTTGAAATCGCCGTCGTTGAGAGGGGCTGCGGGAGCCGATACCCTGGCGGAAATAAAAGAGACCTACCGCAAAAAACCGCACATCGCGATTTTGCCGTTTACAAACGCCAATGCCCAGGCAAAGGAAGCTGAGTTCGGCCGCACGGTTTCTGCCATGCTGGCAACGGCTTTAAGAAATCAAACCAACTTCATCGTGCTCGAACGCAATGAGTTGCACCAGGTTCTCACCGAACAAGTTTTGCAGGAATCCGGATTGACCAAAGAGCAAACACAGGAATTGGCAAAAATATACAATGTAGAAGTCATCCTCACCGGCGACATTTCATTGATTAACAACACCCTGCATATTGACGCGCGTTTAGTTGAAATCAAAAGTTCGGAGATTGTGGTGGCACTTTACGGCACCTGTCATGATTTAAATCAAATCCGTACTGTGGTGGAAGATTTGGCGAATCAATTGGAGGGTACCTATCTGCGGCAGTGGATGGGAAATCTGAGCATCACCTCGGAACCGGCCGGCGCTGAAATTTACCTCGAAAATAAGTTCATCGGATTTACGGAGGGCAAGAAACCTCTGCTGGTCAAAAATCTCCTCGAAGGGGCTTATCATCTGAAACTCATCCGCGGCGGTTATGAAGATTGGCAAGGAGACATCGCTGTGCAGTCAAAAATGGAACGAACGGTTAAAGTCTCGCTAATCGCCAAGCCCGGCTCGATGAACATTTACTCGGAACCCGCCGGTGCGCGAGTTTTCCTCGATAACAATCCGGTCGGAGAAACCCCGATATCGTTGAAAACTGTCGCCGAGGGCGAACATGAAATCCGCCTGGTAAAAGAGGACTACGAGGCGTGGACCGAAAAGGTCGTGGTGCGCAGCTTCCGGCCCACGGATGTCAAAGCGATCCTGGAAGTCAGCCCCGGCCTGCTGACCATTCATTCGACTCCCGGCAATGCGGACATTTTTTTCAAAGGGAAATTTGTGGCTAAAACGCCGCACACACTTTCAAACATTCAACCGGGAGAAATCGTCGTGCGGGTTGAAAAAGAGCGCTATGAAGCATGGACCACCTCGGTTTTTATCCAGCCAAACCAGCACCAGGTTCTGGATGTTTCTCTTGAAGAAAAAGTCGGCACGCTTTCAATTACATCTGAGCCGGAAGGCGCGACCGTTTATTTAATAAAAGAAGAACAGGTTTTGCAGGAGATCGGCGAAACTCCGATTCTGAACTTCAGCACGCCGATTGGAGAGTATACTCTCGAAGTTGAGAAAGAAGATTATTTCATTGCTCACAAAGAGGTGGTGGTAAGTCACAAGCAATTATCTGAAACTAAATTTGAGCTCGAAGAGAAACCCGGCTCGATTCTGGTCATGACTACGCCGGCAAATGCCCGTGTTTCCCTGGATGGCTCGTTTTTGGGACGGACACCCTTTCGAATCGATGACCTTGTGAAAGGGGAATACAAGTTAACCGCTACTTTACCCTATGCAAAGAAGACAGAGACCATTAAGGTCGAAACGAACCGGCAATCGGTGATGAAAACGAGTTTTAAAAAATCCAAACGCTATATTTTAGGCGTGACATCGATTGGCGTGGTTGGGCTGCTGTTTCATTTGCTGGCGAAATAA